Within the Malus sylvestris chromosome 4, drMalSylv7.2, whole genome shotgun sequence genome, the region ATAACAAGTTCAAAGACAAGTTAATGACAATGTTACTTCTTAACACTACTGTTTGTGGTAATGTTTCTAATTTGCACGGAAGTTTGAGTGAGTGTAATAACTATCTATATAAATCAGACATCTTAGATTTAATACCAATAATAATACTATATTAGTGTGAGTTTAATATAAAGATGTGACAGGCTTGCCTTGTGGGGATATACAAAAGCTAGAAAACTCGTACACAAATGAATTAAAGGGTATGACGATCGATGTTTTTTTCCGAATGAACCACTTATGCACTATAAAGCTATATACCAAGGACTTCAAAAACACCGCCTCTCAATTTATAGTGCATCTATTATTTGTCGAATCCCTCTATCTAATTTTCGTAGTGCAAGCGTAACAAAATTAGTGTAAGTTCCATTGTATTTTACAGTCCATCGTCCAGATAGAGGTTAACGAATCATTCATGCACAATCAAGGGAAATTTAATGTATCAATAGCACTTCCAATAATTCATTCACCTAGTAAGTGTTTCGTATTTCTCAATACAAATAACCAGAGAGTTTACAGCGTTTAAACTGCCCTCCTTTTCATCACAATTAGATTAAACCGAAGTAACTAATGCAGTCATCATCCACACCATCCGATGGTCTTGTTTGATCTGAAGCCGGTTTCAGAAGGGTCCTGCTGTGCTTGCGGAGGAGGAGGAAATCTAGGCTCCCTAGGTTTGGCAGGGTCGACAAAAATAACCCACCCATCCAAGAACTTGGCATTCATCCCTTCTCTAGCTTTTTCGGCTTCTTCAACTGATGCGTATGAAATGAAACCAAAACCCTTTGATCTTTGAGACACCCTATCGATAACCACTTTCGCTGCATGATCAACAAACGCAATGAGTTCAAGTTAAGGCGATGTAAGAAGTGTTAGGAGAGCAAAAAAAACAAGCTGAATCAACATTTACCATCTACAATCTGCCCAAATGGGGAAAATGCCTCTATAAGCTTTTCGTCTGTTGTTAATCTCGAGAGACCTGCTCAATGCAATTCAACGAAACAATTGTACTGATTCAAGAATCTGCATGTACTCTCATATAACACAAACGGTAATGTAGTTTCCACAGGAGTCAGGAGTCTCAACAGTTCAGTAAACAGATGGCATATTTACAAGACTTTACCACATTTGCAGCcgtattagttttgttttcttttcgaTCAATCGGTTGAAAAATTGGAATGTCTTggattgaagctttgtaatCGTTTATAAACCACAAACATACACTAAACTGTTAAGAAGCACCAAGTTATATTAACTCCCATCTCATCTGGTGGAAATCACAACCAATTTTAACAAAGCAgcagaaaataagaaaaaatatgGGAAATTGGCAAAgatgaaaatttttaaatccCCATTGCTCAAATGATCAGTTTTCAGTATGTCGTTAATATATAATCACCATATCGTCAATCATTGACCGTTATGTCGTCAATGTTTCATCGATATTTAATCTTAATTACTCCAGAAATTGGGATTTGATTTCTGATCAATTTAGCCAATTTTCAAAAAAGATGAACCTTTAACAAATCAAGTGAAAACGAAAGAATTatcgaaaaaatgaaaaaaaaaacatgggttTCTGCAGGTTCGACTGGATTTCGCAAACAGGGAAGAACAGAAAGCAATTAACGAAGTGGGTGAGATCGAAATGTACCGCTGATGAACAGCCTGGGGGATGTGAGAGTTGTATTGTGACGAATGGCTGCGAATTGGGAATGGAGAGCGGAGGAAGATCCGCCGAAGACGCGGCGGAAGGCGGAGATGAACGCCATTTGAGGTGATCCGACTTCAATGGACAGTGTCTGATGACGGAGTCTGGGGATTtgggggtttagggtttaacgagtaaagagaaatatcagGTTCGGGTCGGGTGGGGGCAGAGTTGCAGAAGTTCCTATACTTTGTGCAAAACCCATAGGCCCGACCGGGCCCAATCGGAGGTTTCcgcaaaaatgaaaatcacaaGTTTAATTAAGTTCgaatgccacttagtactactgtTTAGTggaatttttcttcatttgtaagtgagagattttaggttcgattctcgtcaatagagaatttgaaccacattattgctagctcattaagAGGCTAAACCTACCCGCTCCCTCTTAGTGTAAACAATATCGTttattcataaaataaaaaaagttcgAACATGTACCCAATAACACAAAATGAAGGTTTAGATGGTCGGATGGTCAAGTGGTTCCATCGCACTCAAAAATTTCTGGATGTGGAAGTTTATGGGAGTGTAATATTGGAATCACCAATTACAAATCCAATCAGATTCATGTTTTTTGTGAAATGCAATTGTAGCCTAATCTAGCATAAACAAATCTTAATAGTTTTGGAAAATATGCACAAATAGAACTGATCACTAATGTTTAACAAaaattgataataaaaaaacactAAACAAGAAATAATTGTATATGAATCATGATTTATTGCCCTTTAGTTGCCTGTTtaatgtcattttttatttattgtatgTTTGTGAccgattcttttttttttttttgggtgaaacaATAGTAATTTTATTGATAGGATTATAAAAGATTACAATCTTCAAAAAGAGTCGAGAATAATATTATGAGGCTTCCCAAACTAATATGAATCAAGGTCTGAGATAAGTGCGTAACTACCGGCTTTGTGACCACTTTTATGTTACATGAGTTACCATTCATTGTATTAAATCCAAAAGTGCTAGAAGCAAATTAACCGTTCAAATGGGAATTATGGCAAACAATGTCGTCATACAGTAACAAAAACAAATGTGGCATCGCATGCATGCAGGATAAAAGGTCAGCATgcaatttcttttcttctctttttacaTACATTGTTCCTACTCCTCTTCCTCTTTTACTCTCTAAAATCCTCAAACTGATGCTTATTGGAGAGGCGAATCACCAGCATAACTAAACATAGCAGCGATATTACAGGAGACGTCAAGCGCTAACtgaaaaatatgagaaaaaaaaaaaacaacacaaataAAACACTTTCTACATCTAATTTTGCCGTGCGGAACTTCGGGAGATTGGCAAGTTTTCAATCCGTCAACTTCACTGCCTTCTCTAGCATTGACGTCCCTCGGAAAATTGTCAACTGCACATCTCTCATGTATTTCGATAACTGGAacgtaagaaaaaaaattaagctgTTAATGTTAAAAGTTTAAACAAGAACAGCCCGCTTTGTAATACCGAGTTAGAAAAATCAATTTCTCTCTAACTCCGCACTATCTGCAATTCAAATAACTGTATACACTTACTTGCTCATCTCTCATCTTTCTAAATCCTAACTTCCTCGTCCAGATTGACTCGGCTTCCTCAGCCGCGGGGAGAACCAGTTTTTCCACTTTCAGGGAAATAAGTAACCTCTCTATACATGAAAATAGTGCTTGGAAGTAACCCTAAAAACACCAAAAAACAATGACGTCAAACTTCAAACAAAGGGTAATTTTcatagaaaaggaaaaacattaaAGTATATCAAATAAACAAGAGCAGATTCCAAATCATACTCACTTTTCCTTGATGTTCTCTACTAGTAGCAACGATCGGAAGCTCAGCAACCTCCCgaccaaaaaccctaaggagACCAGCAGATATAACAACAGACCTGGACATAAACGAAAATTATTACTAGTGTGAAATGGTGTGATAAAACCATCAAATGCTACAATCCGCACTAACACCAGAGGAGCAACATACCCCACTATCAAAACAACACAGTACATGCCTCCAAACTCTTGACCTGAAATATTTCTCCTGAAACATGCCGGGAAAAATAATTGATTTCATAATATTAGTCATAGAAATTTACATTGGATGAACAAACGCTACACAAAAATTCCTAATTACAGGAAGcaacaaaaaactaaaaatcagCGGAACAATTAAAAACCACCACTTACCCATATACCATAACAGGGATCAAGTCGCGACCAGACTGTGCAACAATAGGGTCAAAGCACTCCTGCCAATTGAGCACAATCAATTTGAAGGTGACAACATTGATAACTATTCAGCATAAATTTGTCCGTACAACCAAATTAAGTGACAACATATGGTATATACACAATTGACAACTAACAAGTAACAGAAAAATACATAAAACTTAGATAGGAAGCCTAATCTAGAACGCCAAGTGATAAATGAGAGAAGCCACTCCCTTAATATATTCATCCTGTATAAATTTTGATGCTCTGAAACATAACTTACCAGTTCTAAGTAAATTCTACTTCTTTGGGGATTTTAAACATACAAATGGGAAAGAATAAAACACCAAGTCCAAGTTCAGCGCCATACGTTAATAGGAATGCATCAAAGAGCGTAAAAGAATAAGGGTAGAAATTCCAACGCACATATATGTACTTACTCGAAAAATAGCAGCAGCCCTTGAAAGGAAGGGTAGGTGTTCCGGATAGCGACTCTTTCCACTGAAAACTCGCCATTGAACATCTGCCACTCCATCAATAAGCAAACCTCTATCTGCATGCTTCCGGATTATTGTATCTGATAATGGAGCTGGAACATGCTCTGCTCCATTGAATA harbors:
- the LOC126620207 gene encoding organelle RRM domain-containing protein 2, mitochondrial-like, producing MAFISAFRRVFGGSSSALHSQFAAIRHNTTLTSPRLFISGLSRLTTDEKLIEAFSPFGQIVDAKVVIDRVSQRSKGFGFISYASVEEAEKAREGMNAKFLDGWVIFVDPAKPREPRFPPPPQAQQDPSETGFRSNKTIGWCG